In one window of Hyphomicrobiales bacterium DNA:
- a CDS encoding tyrosine-type recombinase/integrase, whose amino-acid sequence MPPSPRAARRAGQGELALDADLGDAIALWLSDLRHGRGLADNTLVAYERDARQFIAFLAHRLGYPPTVADLGQLKLADFRGFMAARRRHGAESRTLARALSALRSAFAFLEREGIATNRTIQRIALPKRRHSIPKPLTVEKALAVVAEQPFAAEDWIAARDLAVLSLLYGAGLRISEALGLTRADTPNAGREVLRITGKGGKERLVPILPAVTAAIERYLALCPFPLTASDPLFVGAKGGPLSPRIIQLLMERLRDRLGLPETATPHALRHSFATHLLSSGADLRQIQELLGHASLSTTQVYTEVDRARLLEVYAAAHPRVAKPVDDEG is encoded by the coding sequence ATGCCGCCATCTCCCCGCGCCGCGCGGCGCGCCGGCCAGGGCGAACTCGCCCTCGATGCCGATCTCGGCGACGCCATCGCTCTTTGGCTCTCGGACCTGCGACACGGTCGCGGCCTCGCAGACAACACGCTCGTTGCCTACGAGCGGGACGCCCGCCAGTTCATCGCCTTCCTCGCCCACCGCCTCGGCTATCCTCCGACCGTCGCCGACCTCGGCCAGCTGAAGCTCGCCGACTTCCGCGGCTTCATGGCAGCCCGCCGTCGCCACGGCGCCGAGAGCCGCACGCTCGCGCGCGCGCTGTCCGCTCTGCGCTCGGCCTTCGCCTTCCTCGAGCGCGAGGGCATCGCAACAAACCGCACCATCCAGCGCATCGCCCTGCCGAAGCGCCGCCACTCGATCCCCAAACCCCTCACCGTCGAAAAGGCCCTCGCCGTCGTCGCCGAACAGCCTTTTGCCGCCGAGGACTGGATCGCTGCCCGCGACCTCGCCGTGCTCTCGCTGCTTTATGGTGCGGGCCTGCGCATTTCCGAGGCCCTCGGCCTTACCCGCGCCGACACGCCGAACGCCGGCCGCGAGGTGCTTCGCATCACCGGCAAGGGCGGCAAGGAGCGCCTCGTGCCGATCCTGCCGGCCGTGACCGCCGCCATCGAGCGCTACCTGGCGCTTTGTCCCTTTCCGCTCACAGCCTCCGATCCCCTCTTCGTCGGGGCCAAGGGCGGCCCGCTCTCGCCCCGCATCATCCAGCTCCTCATGGAGCGCCTGCGCGACCGCCTCGGCCTGCCGGAAACCGCGACACCACACGCGCTACGCCATTCCTTTGCAACGCACCTGCTTTCCTCCGGTGCCGATCTCCGCCAGATCCAGGAATTGCTCGGTCACGCCTCGCTTTCGACGACGCAGGTCTATACCGAGGTCGACCGCGCCCGCCTCCTCGAGGTTTACGCCGCCGCCCATCCCCGTGTCGCAAAACCGGTGGACGATGAAGGGTGA
- a CDS encoding antibiotic biosynthesis monooxygenase translates to MILEHAILDVAPERAAAYEAALAEALPLIAATPGFLGLDIHRCIETPGRYLLLVRWESVDAHEVGFRGSERYERWRALLHPFYEGGRPLVQHYETAPAAHVPAGG, encoded by the coding sequence ATGATCCTCGAGCACGCCATCCTCGACGTCGCGCCGGAGCGCGCCGCCGCCTATGAGGCCGCCCTCGCGGAGGCGCTGCCGCTCATTGCCGCGACCCCCGGCTTCCTCGGCCTCGACATCCATCGCTGCATCGAGACGCCGGGGCGCTATCTCCTCCTCGTCAGGTGGGAGAGCGTCGATGCCCACGAGGTCGGCTTTCGCGGCTCCGAGCGCTATGAACGCTGGCGCGCCCTTCTCCATCCCTTCTACGAAGGCGGCCGCCCGCTCGTGCAGCACTACGAGACCGCCCCCGCCGCGCACGTGCCGGCGGGCGGTTGA
- the fsa gene encoding fructose-6-phosphate aldolase: protein MRFFVDTADVAEIRELAATGLLDGVTTNPSLIAKSGRKFTEVIAEICAIVPGPVSAEVAATDTETMLAEGRKLAAIAPNVTIKVPLTWDGLKTCKALTGEGTKVNVTLCFSANQALLAAKAGATFVSPFVGRLDDIGLNGMELIGEIRTIYDNYPALGTEILAASIRTVNHVKESAMAGADVATIPPAILRDLVKHPLTDKGLAAFLADWAKTGQTIL, encoded by the coding sequence ATGCGGTTTTTCGTCGACACGGCGGACGTCGCCGAGATCAGGGAGCTGGCGGCGACGGGCCTGCTCGATGGGGTCACCACCAATCCGTCACTGATCGCCAAGAGCGGACGCAAGTTCACCGAGGTGATCGCGGAAATCTGCGCCATCGTGCCGGGCCCGGTGAGCGCCGAGGTCGCCGCCACGGACACCGAGACGATGCTCGCCGAAGGCCGCAAGCTCGCCGCCATCGCCCCCAACGTCACCATCAAGGTGCCGTTGACCTGGGACGGCCTCAAGACCTGCAAGGCGCTCACCGGCGAAGGCACCAAGGTCAATGTGACCCTGTGTTTTTCCGCCAACCAGGCGCTGCTCGCCGCCAAGGCGGGCGCGACGTTCGTCTCGCCATTCGTCGGTCGGCTCGACGACATCGGCCTCAACGGCATGGAGCTGATCGGCGAGATCCGCACCATCTATGACAATTATCCCGCCCTCGGCACCGAGATCCTGGCGGCCTCGATCCGCACCGTCAACCACGTCAAGGAAAGCGCCATGGCGGGCGCCGACGTGGCCACCATCCCGCCCGCGATCCTGCGCGACCTCGTCAAGCATCCTCTGACGGACAAGGGTCTCGCCGCGTTTCTCGCCGACTGGGCCAAGACCGGCCAGACGATCCTCTGA
- a CDS encoding primosomal protein N' → MIRRRPNAKSARVDRTQSLPYAEFSAEASTRRVAVLLPVLLDQCYDYSVPDGLEPEVGSFVEVPFGPQRRIGIVWPRGEGDGDGKPVASARLKPIGQLLDVPALPEVSLRFAEWIARYTLAPRGMVIRLMMSAGEVFEPTRPRFGLKLAGRVPDRMTPGREKVIAVARDGGVRTKAALAAEAGVGAGVVDGLVAAGALVAVEIAPARYRPPDPDHHVPSFDEDQAIAVETLRGAVEAGVFSVSLLDGVTGSGKTEVYFEAVAHALRAGRQVLVMLPEIALTGQFLARFEKRFGVRPVEWHSAVGAAERARLWRAVATGEARAVIGARSALFLPFTDLGLIVVDEEHDAGYKQDDRVNYQARDMAVVRASLGGAAVVLASATPSIESHVNARNGRYRHLRLTRRYNTAELPEITAIDLRREPPEKGSWLSPALVAALAETMAGRQQSLLFLNRRGYAPLTLCRACGHRVECPQCTAWLVEHRFRGRLICHHCGFSMPLPKACPNPKCDGEDTLVACGPGVERIAEEVAERFPQARVSLLSSDLIPGVKEMRRELDRIMCGEVDIIIGTQIVAKGHHFPGLATVGVVDGDLGLGQGDPRAAERTFQLLHQVTGRAGRESTSGRGFIQTHFPEHPVMAAILAGDREAFLEHEIAARQAALMPPFGRLAALVVSARAKPEAEGYAKAVVRAAPDSRHVLVLGPAEAPIAVVRGRYRFRILARAPRELDLQAYMRAWIERMPRAHGDIRLSIDIDPYNFL, encoded by the coding sequence ATGATTCGGCGGCGACCGAATGCTAAGAGTGCGCGCGTGGATCGGACCCAGAGCCTCCCATACGCGGAATTCTCCGCCGAGGCCAGCACACGGCGTGTCGCCGTGCTGCTGCCGGTGCTGCTCGACCAGTGCTACGATTACAGCGTCCCCGACGGGCTGGAGCCCGAGGTCGGCAGCTTCGTCGAGGTTCCGTTCGGGCCGCAGCGGCGGATCGGCATCGTCTGGCCACGCGGCGAAGGCGATGGGGATGGCAAGCCGGTCGCCAGCGCTCGGCTCAAGCCGATCGGTCAATTGCTCGACGTGCCGGCGTTGCCGGAGGTTTCCCTGCGGTTCGCGGAGTGGATCGCGCGCTATACGCTCGCACCGCGGGGGATGGTCATTCGCCTCATGATGAGCGCCGGCGAGGTGTTCGAGCCGACCAGGCCGCGCTTCGGGCTGAAACTGGCCGGCCGGGTGCCCGATCGCATGACGCCGGGCCGCGAGAAGGTGATCGCGGTCGCCCGCGACGGGGGGGTGCGGACCAAGGCGGCGCTCGCGGCGGAAGCCGGCGTCGGGGCGGGCGTCGTCGACGGGCTCGTTGCCGCCGGGGCGCTCGTTGCCGTCGAGATCGCGCCGGCACGCTACCGGCCGCCCGACCCCGACCATCACGTGCCGTCGTTCGACGAGGACCAGGCGATCGCGGTCGAGACGCTGCGCGGGGCGGTCGAGGCCGGCGTCTTTTCGGTCAGCCTACTGGACGGCGTGACGGGCTCGGGCAAGACGGAGGTCTATTTCGAGGCGGTGGCGCATGCGCTCAGGGCCGGGCGCCAGGTGCTCGTGATGCTGCCGGAGATCGCGCTCACCGGCCAGTTCCTCGCGCGTTTCGAAAAGCGCTTCGGCGTGCGGCCGGTGGAATGGCATTCGGCGGTCGGCGCGGCCGAGCGGGCGCGGCTGTGGCGGGCGGTGGCGACGGGCGAAGCGCGAGCGGTGATCGGGGCGCGCTCGGCGCTCTTCCTGCCGTTCACCGATCTCGGGTTGATCGTCGTCGATGAAGAGCACGACGCCGGCTACAAGCAGGACGACCGCGTCAACTACCAGGCCCGCGACATGGCGGTGGTGCGCGCCTCGCTCGGCGGGGCGGCGGTGGTGCTCGCCTCGGCGACGCCCTCGATCGAGAGCCACGTCAACGCGCGCAACGGGCGCTATCGGCATCTCCGGCTGACGCGGCGCTACAACACGGCGGAATTGCCCGAGATCACGGCCATCGACCTTCGGCGGGAGCCGCCGGAGAAGGGTTCTTGGCTGAGCCCGGCGCTGGTTGCGGCACTCGCCGAGACGATGGCGGGCCGACAGCAGTCGCTGCTCTTCCTCAACCGGCGTGGCTATGCGCCCCTCACGCTCTGCCGGGCCTGCGGGCACCGGGTCGAGTGCCCGCAGTGCACGGCATGGCTCGTCGAGCACCGATTCCGTGGCCGGCTGATCTGCCACCACTGCGGATTCTCGATGCCGCTGCCGAAGGCATGCCCCAATCCCAAGTGCGATGGGGAGGATACGCTGGTCGCCTGCGGACCCGGCGTCGAGCGTATCGCCGAGGAGGTCGCCGAGCGGTTTCCGCAGGCCCGCGTCTCGCTGCTTTCGAGCGACCTCATTCCGGGCGTCAAGGAGATGCGGCGCGAACTCGACAGGATCATGTGCGGTGAAGTCGACATCATCATCGGTACGCAGATCGTCGCCAAGGGCCACCATTTCCCCGGTCTCGCGACGGTCGGCGTGGTGGACGGGGACCTCGGCCTCGGCCAGGGCGATCCGCGGGCGGCCGAACGTACCTTCCAGCTCCTTCATCAGGTGACGGGGCGGGCGGGGCGCGAGAGCACGTCCGGGCGCGGCTTCATCCAGACCCATTTTCCGGAGCATCCCGTGATGGCCGCGATCCTCGCCGGTGACCGCGAGGCCTTTCTCGAGCACGAGATCGCGGCTCGTCAGGCGGCCCTGATGCCGCCGTTCGGGCGGCTGGCGGCGCTCGTCGTCAGTGCCCGTGCCAAACCGGAGGCCGAGGGCTATGCCAAGGCGGTGGTGCGGGCGGCACCGGACTCGCGGCACGTGCTGGTGCTGGGGCCGGCCGAGGCGCCGATCGCGGTCGTGCGAGGTCGCTACCGGTTCCGCATCCTGGCACGGGCGCCCCGTGAGCTCGACCTCCAGGCCTACATGCGCGCCTGGATCGAGCGGATGCCGCGCGCGCACGGCGACATCCGGTTGAGCATCGACATCGATCCCTACAATTTCCTCTAA